tttgttaaaaatgaaaaaaagtgaaatgttaCTGCAatatttaggacagactggttacattaaaagtgttaaaatacccaaggtaaaatactttgggatgtcatctttcaaaaaatatatacttttgtttagcagtttttctttttctggaagATATTGGGGCGTCCCAGCATACcacatttaagaaaaatcttgtttagaaacagcgatgcgCGCCATTCATATTAaaccctttaagtgccaaaataaatgaaaataccaggcatatgaggtgtttccaaaaacaggacaaatttgcactggttatatatagtttttataggtgacactgaaaatacatatttttttcctacttatccccacatttttagatatttttcatactaaatgatggtttatatatatatatatatatagttattatttcaaaaagaaagaagattagtgggcaatcagagttgaataaagtcatagcaaaagcacaaaaacgactctggtcatttagtgcaaacatggtaaaaaaaaaaaaaaaaaaacccagtcctcaaggggttaaattggaCCTGCTTGGCGCACTTAGTGAAGATGGATTGgaccacaaagggttaaaataggcCCTGGGTATCATACCAAAGTGTCAGCAGTTTTCAAATCATCATCACATCCCACTTGGATATTTGCAAAGCATTTTATTGAAGCGATTCAGTGTATATCAGAGATGAGTTaactctttttttaactttattcctGAATTTAAAGCTTTTTGTTTTCCGATAGAAAGTATGAAAACTTCAGCGGATGGAGGTCCCACACAGCAAACGCAGAAATTGTGATTTATCCAGAATAGTCTTCCTGTTTGACCACGAGATCGTAATGGGAAACGCCTTTCCACACGCCTTCGATGGTGGTTTCATAACCAAAGAGGGTGCGGACTCTGGCGCGGTACGGCACATCCATCTCAGCTTTCTTCACCGAAGCCACTACACGGATCGCTTTCCCACCTTCCAACTCCACCTCAGTACTTGAAGAAAATGAAGtctacagagagagagaaaaaaataaggaattaaaaaaaaatctcctcaACAGCGCTAAAGAATGACGGGCAGGAGAAGCAAGCGGGGATGTTCTACGTTCACTCATATGTCCTCGGGCATATTACCACACAACCATGTTTAATGATGCATTTTTTCCAGACCACCTGCCCCACCTGAGAGAAAAAAGCAGTTAAtctcaatatttatatatagtgggATATATTTAAGTTGAGTTTGGGTTTGAATCACCCCCCCCCGGGTACAGTACAAGGATTCACAGGATGGGGTCCTGGGGGAAATactactggggggggggcatggctgGGGGAAATACTActgagggggggggcatggctGGGGGGTCTTTGTTTGGTGATGGGTATATTGGCCAATGGACCATGCCCGGGTTTTATTAATTACCTTCCATCCCACTGCACATGAGGATAGGTGGATCATTCCATCCCCTAGTTAATAGGGAGTCCTGGGGATCCCCCATatcgttttgtttttaaatcacaGATATAATACTTTTTAATCATCGTGCAGTGGTTGGGGCAGACTAGCAAGTCACCTCACAATCATCGGGGTTGAGATATGAAGTCTGCTATTTGGAACAAAAAAATCCTCCTTGCATTTCAGGTCAGTCAGATGGCAGATTACTGAAtgtgtccaaaaataattaaagaaaaccatgaaactttttttttccagtggatGGAAAGCAATTCTTTCTACCATTTATTTCTCTCTTTATACCCAGCTCGAATAGCCCTTCCATGGGACATATACCCCACCTCCTCTGACTGCTAGTCCCTCTGGGGTCAAGGGCTCATGCACAGTGGAGCACACGGCACAATTGCCCTTGGGCCCCGGTGTTCTGAGAGGCTGATTAGAAAACTGTCcaagagagaggaaagaaatTGCCAAGAAAGGAGGAACAGAAGGAAAGCAGAGAAAACAGGTAGAAAACAGGTTGCTAAAGGCAGGAAATCTAGAGAAGAGACTCTTCCTGTAGGCCCCTTGGGCTCACGCCTCTTCTAGCAGATACCGGACGGGTTGTCTGACACATTCTGTCATCATTCACCAAACTTCAGATGGAATGGAAGTACATACCTCTGTTTCGTTGGTCGTGGTGAAGCTCCAGTTGTGGGTTGTGCTGAATTTCATGGTAATCTTTGTACCTCCTTCCGCCATACCCGGGATGCCATTTTTAAAAGTGAGTTCAGTGCCCATTTCGAAGTTGAAGCCATGTGCGTGGGTAAATTCACTTGTCTCCTTCATGGTTTTGTTGAATCTGgcacatatagaaacatattgGGTGGTTATCGCAAAATGAATACTAAAAAGACATGAAATCACCTAAAAAAGAAGGGGCATCAGAAAAGAGATCAGAGATCCTAAGTGATAAAATACTTACGTAAAGGTGTGCTTTAGCGGTGTGCTGCTTCCCCTATtgtcatatatttgttttttcaccaCTTCAACAGATTCTGATGTGATTCTACCTGAATCAATTAAGAACTCGAAGCTGAGCATACTCTGGattgttttgtcttttgtaAAGCAAAACACTCTAAACTTATTGTAATCCCATCCCAATTGTTCTGCTTTTTTCAAATATCCTGTATCTTTTTTAGTTGGAGGTGGACCTTTATAGATATTTCCATTATATTTATCCACACACCACAGCATTCGGTCAGGGCTGAAACCCATGAAATGGGTGAGCCTTGACCATCCACCATCACCAATGGTTGTGCTTGTGGACATCCATTCATCTTCGGGATAAGTAGGTGGGCTTCTTTTCAGGAACTTGTCTGTGTCAGTGACTCCATACATGATGCCATCAGCGTCAAAGAAAAGAGCATCAAACCTATTCCAGTTGTAGGTTCCTATCATTGTAGCCTGACCATAAAGCCAAGAGACGTTTTCATTAGTTGGCACTGGACCCTTGTAGAACTCCCCAGCATGTGTAGCTCCATACAGAGTGCCATCGGGGTGGAAGAACAGGAATTTGAACTTGCTCCAATCACCTTTTCCAACTCTCTTAGCAGCAGAATACCAGTCTTCAACAGCTCTTGATGGCATGTGCCCTGTATACAGATCACCTCCACGAACCACATACAGCTCCCCTTTTGGGTTAAAGAGAACTTTGCTGGCATCATTTAGCTTGCCAAAACTAGCTGCCCTGGTGTTATAACTATCCATACGGTTCTTAGGGGGCAGCCCAACTCTTACTGTAAAGTCCCCAGCAAGAGCAAATAAGACGGTCTCtgaaatgaaataaacacattttaaacaagTTTAGATGGGAATCAGAGGCAGGAAGAAAGTCTACAACtaatttattttcccttttgttAAAAAGGATGTCTGCTCATTGAATGATTATGGACTTTGTTACATACAGgcctgtgaaaaagaaagtacaccctcgtTTGAATTCTGTGTATCAGGACAtattaacaatcatctgttccttagcaggtctaaaaattaagtaaatggAACT
The DNA window shown above is from Spea bombifrons isolate aSpeBom1 chromosome 1, aSpeBom1.2.pri, whole genome shotgun sequence and carries:
- the LOC128468380 gene encoding tachylectin-2-like, with the translated sequence MAELETVLFALAGDFTVRVGLPPKNRMDSYNTRAASFGKLNDASKVLFNPKGELYVVRGGDLYTGHMPSRAVEDWYSAAKRVGKGDWSKFKFLFFHPDGTLYGATHAGEFYKGPVPTNENVSWLYGQATMIGTYNWNRFDALFFDADGIMYGVTDTDKFLKRSPPTYPEDEWMSTSTTIGDGGWSRLTHFMGFSPDRMLWCVDKYNGNIYKGPPPTKKDTGYLKKAEQLGWDYNKFRVFCFTKDKTIQSMLSFEFLIDSGRITSESVEVVKKQIYDNRGSSTPLKHTFTFNKTMKETSEFTHAHGFNFEMGTELTFKNGIPGMAEGGTKITMKFSTTHNWSFTTTNETETSFSSSTEVELEGGKAIRVVASVKKAEMDVPYRARVRTLFGYETTIEGVWKGVSHYDLVVKQEDYSG